The following coding sequences are from one Shewanella putrefaciens window:
- a CDS encoding efflux RND transporter periplasmic adaptor subunit encodes MNRAARRFWRASAISVFALVVLSACQREVTEHANSASLQKVVTMPLVFTSSYQREQIFTGTIRAGNTTGIGFELSGKLSELYVDSGTKVVQGQVLAKLDTHLLEAERQEIQASLAQTQADVDLARSTLKRNLELKKSGYVSEQLLDENRSQLVSLESAKQRLMASQHANRLKLDKSQLLAPFDGSISQRLHSLGEVVSTGSPVFTLVGHMNPEAYIGIPVDIADQFSHGKQVNVSVKGQHFTATIAGISAEVNPISRTLQLRISLPKESSVINGEIVYLHQQQHMTQAGYWVPISALTDGIRGLWNIYIVTSDKAEAKIERRDVEIIYTTQDMAYIQGAIQENEHYVSQGLQKLVVGQAVSPVILSGTRQ; translated from the coding sequence ATGAATCGAGCTGCCCGACGCTTTTGGCGCGCTAGTGCTATCAGCGTATTTGCCTTAGTGGTATTAAGTGCCTGCCAAAGAGAAGTCACAGAGCATGCCAACTCAGCCTCATTACAAAAAGTGGTCACAATGCCGCTAGTGTTCACATCGAGCTATCAACGTGAGCAAATATTCACAGGTACAATACGTGCGGGTAATACTACGGGTATAGGATTTGAACTATCAGGTAAATTGAGCGAACTCTATGTCGATAGCGGAACGAAGGTCGTACAAGGCCAAGTCCTTGCGAAATTAGATACTCACCTACTCGAGGCTGAGCGCCAAGAGATACAAGCAAGCCTTGCACAAACTCAAGCCGATGTTGATCTTGCAAGGAGTACCCTAAAACGTAATCTTGAGCTTAAAAAGTCAGGTTATGTGTCAGAACAATTACTCGATGAAAATCGTAGTCAATTAGTTAGTTTAGAATCGGCTAAACAGCGGCTGATGGCCTCTCAACACGCGAATCGACTAAAACTTGATAAATCACAGTTATTAGCGCCATTTGATGGTTCGATAAGCCAACGTCTTCATAGTCTAGGGGAAGTGGTATCCACCGGAAGCCCTGTATTTACCTTAGTGGGCCATATGAATCCAGAGGCGTACATTGGTATTCCTGTGGATATTGCGGATCAATTTAGTCACGGAAAACAGGTTAATGTTAGTGTAAAAGGTCAACATTTTACCGCCACAATTGCGGGTATTAGTGCAGAGGTCAATCCAATCAGCCGCACCTTACAGCTACGCATTAGCCTACCAAAAGAATCAAGCGTTATTAATGGTGAAATAGTGTATTTACATCAACAACAACACATGACTCAAGCGGGTTATTGGGTGCCGATTTCAGCACTAACCGATGGTATTCGCGGTCTCTGGAATATCTACATAGTCACATCAGATAAGGCCGAAGCAAAGATTGAACGCCGCGATGTGGAAATTATCTACACGACCCAAGATATGGCTTATATCCAAGGGGCAATACAAGAAAATGAACACTATGTTAGCCAAGGGCTACAAAAATTAGTTGTGGGTCAAGCCGTATCCCCTGTAATCCTTTCTGGTACGAGGCAATAA
- a CDS encoding methyl-accepting chemotaxis protein: MNYKNWPIAKQIGALAFFLTLIIFSILSTLAYKAASNVLEDKGISAMKAEMHAVSDMLELQYDSILQLARRNADVFKEMYPGQFTKPDKRINILGISTPALLHEKEQVNASMSKVDRFAKITGGNATVFVRDGDDFVRIATSLKKADGARAVGTSLDRTHPGYLPLISGKEYEGYAKLFGKDYMTIYRPIIDPKGQVIGILYIGFDITSSLLQLQKAVKNLTLEESGHFLLMRKTDTTLVSHPKYNEGEKVNEAILDGLSLEQALQDKSEWNYSNTRNERMFAYSQTVAGWNWVLLGQVKANELNEESIDLLIINAIVAITGIALITALLSLVLIRTLKPLHALQDHMETLGRGDFSQNLRPSEPRSQNEVDKITTSVSVMSSELKQLIIALQDSVESLEQQASKAQSIAKQNGEEAQALMLQTDQIATAIEEMSTSIRDVANHAQDGAEQSLQVDSAAKEGYNQQTKVVQDLLKLSQQLSNSHQSIEKVSQESEAISKVTEVINSIAEQTNLLALNAAIEAARAGEQGRGFAVVADEVRTLAQRTQSSILEISQTIEKLQTQVKNATEQMAQSHQLGTTSATQGEITGEQLKEITRRIGELAISSRNIASATEQQSSVAQEITHNLHQISELANEGEHRATETVHSADELSSLAAALKRQISQFKA; encoded by the coding sequence ATGAACTATAAAAACTGGCCTATCGCGAAACAAATTGGCGCCCTCGCTTTTTTCCTCACGCTTATCATTTTTAGCATACTAAGCACATTAGCCTACAAAGCCGCATCAAATGTACTGGAAGATAAAGGCATAAGCGCAATGAAGGCCGAAATGCACGCGGTATCAGATATGTTAGAGTTGCAATATGACAGCATCTTGCAACTTGCTAGGCGTAATGCCGACGTCTTTAAAGAAATGTACCCCGGACAATTTACTAAACCAGATAAGCGCATCAATATCTTAGGGATCAGTACCCCTGCGCTATTACACGAAAAAGAGCAAGTAAACGCTTCGATGAGTAAAGTTGACCGATTCGCAAAAATTACGGGCGGCAATGCAACAGTCTTTGTCCGTGATGGCGATGATTTTGTTCGTATTGCAACTTCCCTTAAAAAAGCCGATGGCGCCCGTGCAGTAGGGACTTCTTTAGATAGAACTCATCCTGGTTACCTACCGCTTATCAGCGGTAAAGAATACGAAGGTTATGCCAAACTCTTTGGCAAAGACTACATGACAATCTACCGACCAATAATCGATCCCAAAGGACAAGTCATTGGTATTTTATATATAGGTTTTGATATAACCAGCTCCCTACTGCAATTACAGAAAGCGGTCAAAAACTTAACTTTGGAGGAAAGTGGTCACTTTTTATTAATGCGCAAAACTGATACCACTCTGGTTTCACATCCTAAATATAATGAGGGTGAAAAAGTAAATGAAGCAATTCTTGATGGTCTTTCTCTGGAGCAAGCACTGCAAGACAAATCAGAATGGAATTACTCAAATACACGTAACGAACGTATGTTTGCCTATAGTCAAACAGTGGCGGGCTGGAATTGGGTACTTCTTGGCCAAGTAAAAGCAAACGAACTGAATGAGGAAAGCATCGATTTATTAATTATCAATGCCATTGTCGCCATCACAGGGATTGCACTGATCACGGCATTGTTGTCACTGGTCCTCATTCGGACACTCAAACCATTACATGCTTTACAAGATCATATGGAAACCTTAGGCCGCGGCGATTTCAGTCAAAACTTAAGGCCATCAGAGCCTCGAAGCCAAAACGAAGTGGACAAGATCACCACCAGCGTATCGGTCATGTCTTCCGAATTAAAACAACTCATTATTGCCCTGCAAGATTCTGTCGAAAGTCTAGAACAACAGGCATCAAAAGCGCAAAGCATCGCTAAGCAAAATGGTGAAGAAGCCCAAGCATTGATGCTACAAACAGATCAAATTGCTACGGCAATTGAAGAAATGTCAACCTCAATCCGTGATGTTGCCAATCATGCCCAAGACGGTGCAGAGCAGAGTTTGCAAGTCGATTCAGCAGCTAAAGAAGGCTACAACCAACAGACAAAGGTTGTACAAGACTTGCTCAAACTAAGCCAACAACTCAGTAATAGTCACCAATCTATTGAAAAGGTTAGCCAAGAAAGCGAGGCTATCAGTAAGGTGACAGAGGTCATTAACAGTATTGCTGAACAAACAAATCTGCTGGCCCTTAATGCTGCTATTGAGGCTGCCCGAGCGGGTGAACAAGGCCGTGGTTTTGCTGTGGTTGCTGATGAAGTTCGTACATTAGCCCAGCGCACGCAATCTTCAATTCTGGAGATAAGCCAAACCATCGAAAAACTGCAAACCCAAGTGAAAAATGCAACTGAACAAATGGCACAAAGTCATCAACTTGGTACAACTTCGGCAACACAAGGGGAAATCACTGGCGAACAGCTTAAAGAAATCACCCGCAGAATTGGTGAGCTTGCCATTAGTTCACGTAATATTGCCTCCGCGACAGAGCAACAAAGCAGCGTTGCCCAAGAGATTACTCATAATCTGCATCAAATCAGCGAGCTTGCTAATGAAGGAGAACACCGTGCTACTGAGACAGTGCATTCTGCCGATGAATTATCTTCCCTCGCTGCGGCATTAAAACGTCAAATAAGCCAATTTAAAGCCTAA
- the cydB gene encoding cytochrome d ubiquinol oxidase subunit II, with the protein MFDYEILRVIWWALIGVLFIGFAVTDGFDMGVGALLPIIGKDDTERRIMVNTIAPHWDGNQVWLITAGGALFAAWPTVYAVSFSGFYVAMMLVLFALYMRPVGFDYRSKIEDPKWRKSWDWALFAGGFIPPLIIGVAFGNLLQGVPFNFDEFLRAKYHGGLFGLLNPFGLLAGLVSVSMFMMQGASWLQMKTDGELRVRAAKATQFFALLVAVLFAAAGVWLANGIDGYVVTSALDHNAVSNPTMKTVAVEAGAWLANYDKYPITMLFPILGVVLPLLVILVSRFNRSGFAFLFSSLTVAMVILTCGAAMFPFVMPSSLDPNVSLTMWDATASEKTLGVMTGAAAIFVPIVLSYTVWTYFKMFGRIGRKHIEDNKASLY; encoded by the coding sequence ATGTTTGATTATGAAATATTAAGAGTAATCTGGTGGGCTCTGATCGGCGTACTGTTCATCGGATTTGCGGTTACTGACGGTTTTGATATGGGTGTCGGTGCGTTACTACCAATTATAGGTAAAGACGATACCGAGCGCCGTATTATGGTCAATACGATTGCCCCCCATTGGGATGGTAACCAAGTATGGCTAATCACCGCTGGTGGTGCGTTATTTGCCGCTTGGCCAACAGTGTATGCAGTGTCTTTCTCTGGCTTCTATGTGGCTATGATGTTAGTGCTGTTTGCCCTATACATGCGTCCTGTGGGATTTGACTATCGTTCAAAAATCGAGGATCCAAAATGGCGTAAGTCATGGGATTGGGCTCTATTTGCGGGTGGTTTTATTCCTCCACTGATCATTGGTGTTGCCTTTGGTAACTTATTGCAAGGTGTTCCATTTAACTTTGATGAGTTCCTGCGTGCAAAATACCACGGCGGTTTATTTGGCTTACTAAACCCATTTGGTTTACTGGCAGGTCTTGTAAGCGTGAGCATGTTTATGATGCAAGGCGCTTCATGGTTACAAATGAAGACCGATGGTGAACTGCGTGTTCGAGCGGCGAAAGCAACTCAATTCTTTGCGTTATTAGTGGCAGTGTTGTTTGCTGCTGCTGGTGTGTGGTTAGCCAATGGTATTGACGGTTATGTTGTGACCTCGGCACTTGATCACAATGCGGTATCGAATCCAACGATGAAAACAGTAGCGGTTGAGGCTGGAGCATGGTTAGCAAACTATGACAAATACCCCATCACTATGCTGTTCCCTATCTTAGGTGTGGTATTACCCCTGTTGGTGATTTTGGTTAGCCGCTTTAACCGTTCTGGTTTTGCATTCCTATTCAGTTCACTGACTGTGGCTATGGTGATTTTGACTTGTGGTGCGGCTATGTTCCCATTTGTCATGCCATCATCATTAGATCCTAATGTGAGTTTGACTATGTGGGATGCTACGGCCAGTGAGAAGACCTTAGGTGTAATGACAGGTGCAGCCGCGATTTTTGTGCCTATCGTATTAAGTTACACTGTCTGGACTTACTTCAAAATGTTTGGCCGTATTGGCCGTAAACATATTGAAGATAACAAAGCCTCACTCTATTAA
- the cydX gene encoding cytochrome bd-I oxidase subunit CydX, whose protein sequence is MWYFTWILGVLLACSFGIINALWLENTENMDRSAEDAE, encoded by the coding sequence ATGTGGTATTTTACGTGGATATTAGGGGTTTTGTTGGCCTGTTCTTTCGGGATTATCAATGCCCTGTGGCTTGAGAATACAGAGAACATGGACAGATCGGCAGAAGATGCCGAGTAA
- a CDS encoding efflux RND transporter permease subunit — MIKAFVENGRLVSLVIALLIVAGLGAISSLPRTEDPHITNRFASVITSYPGASAERVEALVTEVIENQLRRLEEIKLIQSTSRPGVSVIQLELKDTVMETAPVWSRARDLLADAKANLPNGIQTPTLDDQIGYAYTAILSLVWNADTPIRADILNRYAKELQSRLRLLPGTDFVKLYGAPTEEILVQLNGSQMSQLQLTPSTIAQILTNADSKISAGEINNTTFRALVEVSGELDSQTRIRQVPLKIDTQGQIIRLGDIATVTRQSQTPADSIALVDGKQSVLVAVRMLDNTRVDLWQAQVNKVVDELSRDVPANITIQWLFEQNSYTSVRLGDLVINLLQGFIIILLVLLLTLGVRNAIIVAISLPLTALFTLACMKYINLPIHQMSVTGLVVALGIMVDNAIVIVDAIAQRRQQGMSRLAAVSQTLHHLWLPLAGSTITTILAFAPIVLMPGAAGEFVGGIAMSVIFALLGSYLISHTLIAGLAGRFSIDGKHDAWYQHGIRMPLLSHYFQASLRFALNRPIISAIAIGVIPALGFFASSKMTEQFFPPSDRDMFQIEIYLAPHVSLENTLNQVQLIDNTLRSINGITQVDWVVGGNSPSFYYNLTQRQQGAANYAQAMVKVIDFKRANALIPELQQQLDSAFPEVQVLVRKLEQGPPFNAPVELMIFGSNLDTLRAIGDEIRLILSKTPDVLHTRATLSAGAPKVWLEVNEDASLMSGLSLTEIAKQIQMSTTGVIGGSILEQTESLPIRVRLSDENREQVNRLSEIQLVSPSGETVSLSALSHSEIHVSRGAIPRRNGQRVNTIEAYIVSGVLPAQVLNDVKDKIAQLTLPSGYRIEIGGESAKRNEAVGNLLSSVMLVVTLLLATVVLSFNSFRLTAIILLSAMQSAGLGLLAVFVFGYPFGFPVIIGLLGLMGLAINAAIVILAELEEIPAARLGDKDVIITTVSSCGRHIGSTTVTTVGGFIPLIIAGGGFWPPFAIAIAGGTLLTTLLSLVWVPTMYLLLMNTRQLKTDRYANAQEH; from the coding sequence ATGATCAAAGCCTTTGTCGAAAATGGTCGTTTAGTCAGTCTCGTGATCGCTCTCCTTATCGTTGCTGGTTTAGGCGCGATATCGAGTCTACCCCGTACGGAAGATCCCCATATTACCAACCGTTTTGCTTCCGTGATCACCTCCTATCCCGGCGCTTCTGCTGAAAGAGTTGAAGCCTTAGTCACTGAAGTAATAGAAAATCAGCTTAGACGATTAGAGGAAATTAAGCTCATTCAATCGACTTCAAGGCCAGGGGTGTCAGTTATTCAATTAGAACTAAAAGATACCGTGATGGAAACGGCGCCCGTATGGTCACGGGCGCGTGATTTATTAGCCGACGCAAAGGCCAATCTACCCAATGGCATTCAAACACCCACCTTAGATGACCAGATTGGTTATGCTTATACTGCCATTTTAAGCTTAGTATGGAATGCTGATACCCCAATTCGAGCAGACATCTTGAACCGCTACGCCAAGGAACTGCAAAGTCGCTTACGGCTTTTACCGGGTACGGATTTTGTCAAACTCTACGGCGCACCCACCGAAGAAATTTTAGTTCAGCTCAACGGTAGCCAAATGAGCCAGTTACAGCTCACCCCCTCTACAATTGCCCAAATATTAACTAATGCTGATAGTAAAATTTCCGCTGGAGAAATTAATAACACTACATTTCGCGCCTTGGTTGAAGTATCGGGTGAACTTGACTCACAAACCCGTATTCGCCAAGTACCACTAAAAATTGACACTCAAGGGCAAATTATTCGCCTTGGGGATATTGCGACTGTAACTCGCCAATCTCAAACACCAGCCGACAGCATAGCGTTAGTTGATGGTAAGCAAAGCGTATTAGTTGCAGTACGGATGCTCGATAATACTCGAGTTGATCTTTGGCAAGCTCAAGTTAATAAAGTGGTCGACGAACTCAGCCGCGATGTACCAGCAAATATCACCATACAATGGTTATTCGAGCAAAATAGTTACACCAGCGTGCGCCTTGGTGATCTTGTCATCAACCTACTTCAAGGGTTTATTATCATTTTATTAGTGCTGCTACTCACCCTTGGTGTAAGAAATGCCATTATTGTAGCGATATCTTTACCCTTAACAGCGCTATTTACATTAGCTTGTATGAAATATATCAACCTCCCTATACACCAAATGTCAGTGACAGGTCTGGTCGTAGCCCTTGGGATCATGGTGGATAACGCCATTGTGATAGTCGATGCCATAGCCCAGCGCCGCCAACAGGGAATGAGCCGGCTAGCGGCGGTCAGTCAAACCTTGCATCATCTGTGGCTGCCATTAGCTGGCTCGACTATTACCACTATATTAGCCTTTGCCCCTATTGTCTTAATGCCAGGAGCTGCGGGTGAGTTTGTAGGCGGTATTGCCATGTCAGTGATATTTGCATTGCTGGGTTCATACCTTATTTCCCATACCTTAATTGCAGGCTTAGCGGGACGCTTCAGTATCGATGGTAAACATGATGCTTGGTACCAACATGGGATCCGTATGCCCCTCTTGAGTCATTATTTCCAAGCTAGCTTACGATTTGCACTTAACAGACCCATAATAAGTGCCATTGCAATAGGCGTTATTCCAGCACTGGGCTTCTTTGCTTCAAGTAAAATGACGGAGCAATTTTTTCCCCCATCAGACAGAGATATGTTCCAGATTGAGATTTACCTTGCTCCTCATGTCAGCCTTGAAAATACACTCAATCAAGTACAATTAATCGATAATACATTACGAAGTATTAATGGCATTACCCAAGTAGATTGGGTTGTTGGGGGTAATAGTCCCTCCTTTTACTATAACTTAACTCAGCGCCAGCAAGGTGCGGCCAATTATGCACAGGCCATGGTGAAAGTGATCGATTTTAAGCGTGCTAACGCCTTGATCCCTGAGTTACAGCAACAATTGGACTCCGCTTTTCCAGAGGTGCAGGTCTTAGTCCGAAAATTAGAGCAAGGCCCACCTTTCAATGCGCCAGTGGAACTGATGATCTTCGGCTCTAATCTTGATACGTTACGAGCCATTGGAGATGAAATTCGCCTTATCCTCTCAAAGACCCCTGATGTACTTCATACCCGTGCAACCTTAAGTGCTGGCGCACCAAAGGTATGGTTAGAAGTGAATGAAGATGCGAGCTTAATGAGTGGCTTAAGCCTAACGGAGATTGCAAAGCAAATTCAAATGTCAACCACAGGTGTCATTGGTGGAAGCATACTCGAGCAAACAGAATCCTTGCCAATAAGAGTTCGCTTGAGCGATGAAAATCGCGAGCAAGTCAATCGCCTATCAGAAATTCAATTAGTTTCTCCCTCTGGAGAGACGGTATCGCTTTCAGCACTCTCCCATAGTGAGATACACGTTAGCCGCGGAGCCATTCCAAGGCGTAATGGCCAAAGGGTAAATACGATTGAAGCCTATATCGTCAGCGGTGTTTTGCCCGCTCAAGTGCTCAATGATGTCAAAGATAAAATAGCACAACTCACCTTACCTTCAGGTTATCGCATTGAAATTGGTGGTGAAAGTGCAAAACGCAATGAGGCTGTAGGCAATTTACTATCGAGTGTTATGTTAGTAGTGACCTTGCTATTAGCAACCGTAGTGCTGTCATTTAACTCTTTTAGGCTCACCGCCATTATTCTACTAAGCGCTATGCAATCGGCTGGTTTAGGCTTATTAGCCGTGTTTGTTTTTGGCTATCCCTTTGGTTTCCCTGTCATTATTGGTTTATTGGGGCTAATGGGACTCGCAATAAACGCTGCCATAGTGATCTTGGCTGAGCTCGAAGAGATACCAGCGGCAAGGCTTGGAGATAAAGATGTCATTATCACTACGGTGAGTAGCTGTGGTCGTCATATAGGTTCAACAACGGTTACCACGGTAGGTGGATTTATTCCCTTAATTATTGCAGGTGGTGGATTTTGGCCCCCCTTCGCTATTGCGATTGCAGGTGGCACACTCCTAACAACCTTGCTATCACTCGTCTGGGTACCCACAATGTATTTACTTCTAATGAATACTCGACAACTGAAAACTGATAGATACGCCAACGCGCAGGAGCATTAA
- a CDS encoding TetR/AcrR family transcriptional regulator gives MTQCSDMQLPLSRSEQKRQQVLVAAIDLFCRQGFPHTSMDEVAKLAGVSKQTVYSHYGSKDELFVAAIESKCVGHNLHDDLLNDPSQPEAALTQFALQFGEMIVSPEAITVFKACVAQSESHPEVSRLFFEAGPQHIVGILADYLLAVEALGRYKFGNAHQSAVRLCLMLFGELKLRLELGLETEGLMLEREEYIHGCADMFLRAYRVG, from the coding sequence ATGACTCAGTGTTCAGATATGCAATTACCTTTGAGCCGAAGTGAGCAAAAAAGGCAGCAAGTCCTTGTCGCAGCAATTGATTTATTTTGCCGCCAAGGTTTTCCTCACACCAGTATGGATGAGGTTGCTAAACTTGCAGGAGTCTCAAAACAAACCGTGTATTCCCATTACGGCAGTAAAGATGAATTATTTGTTGCAGCAATAGAATCTAAATGTGTAGGCCATAATCTGCATGATGACCTACTCAATGATCCAAGTCAGCCAGAAGCTGCCCTGACTCAATTTGCACTGCAGTTTGGCGAGATGATAGTGAGTCCGGAAGCTATCACCGTATTTAAAGCTTGTGTGGCTCAATCAGAGAGTCATCCTGAAGTCTCACGACTATTTTTTGAAGCAGGGCCACAGCATATTGTGGGCATATTGGCGGATTATTTACTGGCGGTCGAAGCACTGGGGAGGTATAAGTTTGGCAATGCCCATCAAAGTGCAGTGCGTCTGTGCTTGATGCTGTTTGGCGAGTTAAAACTTAGGCTAGAATTGGGGCTTGAGACTGAAGGACTCATGTTAGAGCGAGAGGAATATATTCACGGCTGTGCCGATATGTTTTTAAGGGCGTATCGTGTTGGCTGA
- a CDS encoding cytochrome ubiquinol oxidase subunit I, with amino-acid sequence MIVEEVVELSRLQFALTAMYHFLFVPLTLGLAFLLAIMESLYVMTDKQIYKDMTKFWGKLFGINFALGVSTGLAMEFQFGTNWSYYSHYVGDIFGAPLAIEGLMAFFLESTFVGMFFFGWDRFTKRQHLAVTWLVAFGSNLSALWILVANGWMQNPVGSVFNYETMRMEMTSFAEVVFNPVAQVKFVHTVASGYVTGAMFVLAISAYYILKKRDLPFARRSFAIAASFGMASILSVIVLGDESGYKVGEAQRVKLAAIEAEWHTEPAPAAFTAIGFPNQETMETDFAVKIPYAMGIVATRSLDEEVTGIHDLIAEHEVRIRNGMKAYEMLVKLRAGEETPELRAAFETAKVDLGYGFLLKRYTDNIVDATEEQIKAAAKDSIPSVAPMFWSFRIMVGLGFVMLFVFAAAFWQSTRHQIEEKKWVLKAALYSLPLPWIAIECGWFVAEYGRQPWTISEVLPTFMSASSLTTGDLWFSILSITLFYTILLVIEMFLMFKFARLGPSSLKTGRYHFEKLEA; translated from the coding sequence ACTTTAGGGTTAGCATTTTTGCTGGCTATCATGGAATCACTCTATGTGATGACTGATAAACAAATTTATAAAGATATGACTAAGTTCTGGGGTAAGTTATTTGGTATTAACTTTGCCTTGGGTGTTTCAACGGGCTTGGCGATGGAGTTCCAGTTTGGTACTAACTGGTCTTATTATTCGCATTATGTTGGTGACATCTTTGGTGCACCACTTGCCATTGAAGGTTTAATGGCCTTCTTCCTTGAATCTACCTTCGTAGGTATGTTCTTCTTCGGTTGGGATCGTTTCACTAAGCGCCAACATTTAGCTGTGACTTGGTTAGTTGCCTTTGGTTCTAACTTATCAGCGCTATGGATTTTGGTTGCTAATGGTTGGATGCAAAATCCAGTGGGCAGCGTATTCAATTACGAAACCATGCGTATGGAAATGACCAGTTTTGCTGAAGTGGTCTTTAACCCCGTTGCACAGGTGAAATTTGTTCACACTGTGGCTTCTGGTTATGTGACGGGTGCTATGTTTGTGTTAGCGATCAGTGCTTACTACATTCTTAAAAAACGTGACTTACCTTTTGCCCGCCGTTCGTTTGCGATTGCGGCAAGTTTTGGTATGGCATCGATCCTGTCTGTTATCGTTTTAGGTGATGAATCAGGCTATAAAGTGGGTGAAGCTCAGCGCGTTAAGTTAGCTGCGATTGAAGCTGAATGGCACACAGAGCCTGCACCAGCAGCCTTTACTGCTATAGGTTTCCCTAATCAAGAAACGATGGAAACTGATTTTGCAGTCAAGATCCCTTATGCAATGGGCATTGTTGCGACTCGTTCATTGGATGAGGAAGTAACAGGTATTCATGACTTGATTGCTGAGCACGAAGTGCGCATTCGTAACGGTATGAAAGCCTATGAGATGTTGGTGAAATTGCGTGCAGGTGAAGAAACCCCTGAACTACGTGCTGCTTTTGAAACGGCTAAAGTGGACTTAGGATACGGTTTCTTACTCAAACGCTATACCGATAACATTGTCGATGCGACTGAAGAACAAATTAAAGCGGCTGCTAAGGATTCTATCCCAAGTGTTGCGCCTATGTTCTGGAGTTTCCGTATCATGGTGGGATTAGGTTTTGTCATGCTGTTTGTGTTTGCAGCGGCATTCTGGCAAAGCACTCGTCATCAAATTGAAGAGAAAAAATGGGTGCTTAAGGCTGCGCTTTATAGCTTACCATTACCTTGGATCGCCATTGAATGCGGTTGGTTTGTGGCTGAATACGGTCGTCAACCTTGGACAATTTCTGAAGTCTTGCCAACCTTTATGTCTGCGTCGAGTTTAACGACGGGTGATTTATGGTTCAGTATCCTCTCTATCACACTTTTCTACACAATCTTGTTAGTGATTGAGATGTTCCTGATGTTTAAGTTTGCCCGCCTTGGTCCGAGCAGTTTAAAAACTGGTCGTTATCATTTCGAGAAACTAGAAGCCTAA